One part of the Musa acuminata AAA Group cultivar baxijiao chromosome BXJ1-5, Cavendish_Baxijiao_AAA, whole genome shotgun sequence genome encodes these proteins:
- the LOC103984333 gene encoding uncharacterized protein LOC103984333 isoform X2, which produces MLLKAMQARFYAAKERSRAPLTPVTSKVKKYKLKSYSTFKFRFRTMNDGQIRRWRAGKRHNAHLKSKKAKRRLRRPEIVHAAYAKVVSMQHIRAKFSIQLLKDPGLGIITTLRLSLGFFLFERETIKQQTVILSYIPGN; this is translated from the exons ATGTTGTTAAAGGCGATGCAAGCTCGTTTTTATGCGGCAAAGGAAAGATCCAGAGCCCCGCTCACGCCAGTTACTTCTAAAGTGAAGAAATACAAGCTCAAGTCTTACTC gACTTTTAAGTTCAGATTTAGGACCATGAACGATGGACAAATACGGAGATGGAGGGCTGGAAAGCGGCATAATGCACACTTGAAG TCAAAGAAGGCAAAACGGAGACTCAGGAGACCTGAGATTGTGCATGCAGCTtatgcaaag GTTGTCTCAATGCAACATATCCGGGCCAAGTTTAGCATTCAGCTGCTTAAAGATCCAGGACTTGGAATCATAACCACCCTCAGGTTGTCCCTGGGCTTTTTCTTATTTGAGAGGGAAACAATTAAGCAGCAGACTGTCATTTTGTCTTATATTCCTGGTAATTGA
- the LOC103984333 gene encoding uncharacterized protein LOC103984333 isoform X3, with translation MQARFYAAKERSRAPLTPVTSKVKKYKLKSYSTFKFRFRTMNDGQIRRWRAGKRHNAHLKSKKAKRRLRRPEIVHAAYAKVVSMQHIRAKFSIQLLKDPGLGIITTLRLSLGFFLFERETIKQQTVILSYIPGN, from the exons ATGCAAGCTCGTTTTTATGCGGCAAAGGAAAGATCCAGAGCCCCGCTCACGCCAGTTACTTCTAAAGTGAAGAAATACAAGCTCAAGTCTTACTC gACTTTTAAGTTCAGATTTAGGACCATGAACGATGGACAAATACGGAGATGGAGGGCTGGAAAGCGGCATAATGCACACTTGAAG TCAAAGAAGGCAAAACGGAGACTCAGGAGACCTGAGATTGTGCATGCAGCTtatgcaaag GTTGTCTCAATGCAACATATCCGGGCCAAGTTTAGCATTCAGCTGCTTAAAGATCCAGGACTTGGAATCATAACCACCCTCAGGTTGTCCCTGGGCTTTTTCTTATTTGAGAGGGAAACAATTAAGCAGCAGACTGTCATTTTGTCTTATATTCCTGGTAATTGA
- the LOC103984333 gene encoding uncharacterized protein LOC103984333 isoform X1, whose amino-acid sequence MQARRFVDLGRRLLASSRPALYPLPPECLRSVAFPVNPSSLKPVCADVLPPALRNRPPGLEFYPSSHLLLAMQARFYAAKERSRAPLTPVTSKVKKYKLKSYSTFKFRFRTMNDGQIRRWRAGKRHNAHLKSKKAKRRLRRPEIVHAAYAKVMKKLNFCA is encoded by the exons ATGCAGGCCCGACGGTTCGTCGATCTCGGTCGACGTTTGCTCGCCTCTTCCCGTCCTGCCCTCTACCCCCTCCCTCCGGAATGCCTCCGATCAGTGGCGTTCCCCGTGAACCCCTCCAGCCTCAAGCCTGTTTGCGCTGACGTGCTTCCCCCAGCTCTCCGCAACCGGCCGCCAGGTTTAGAGTTTTATCCTTCCTCTCATCTCCTTTTG GCGATGCAAGCTCGTTTTTATGCGGCAAAGGAAAGATCCAGAGCCCCGCTCACGCCAGTTACTTCTAAAGTGAAGAAATACAAGCTCAAGTCTTACTC gACTTTTAAGTTCAGATTTAGGACCATGAACGATGGACAAATACGGAGATGGAGGGCTGGAAAGCGGCATAATGCACACTTGAAG TCAAAGAAGGCAAAACGGAGACTCAGGAGACCTGAGATTGTGCATGCAGCTtatgcaaaggttatgaagaaGCTGAACTTTTGTGCTTAG
- the LOC135672972 gene encoding phosphoribulokinase, chloroplastic-like, with protein MATCTVYPAPSLHSSCSFPGPAKTYLGFHQRQVIFFTGGRRSGSRGGRSSSEISCSAEAKTVVIGLAADSGCGKSTFMRRLTSVFGGAAEPPKGGNPDSNTLISDTTTVICLDDYHSLDRTGRKEKGVTALDPRANDFDLMYDQVKALKEGVAVDKPIYNHVTGLLDPPELINPPKILVIEGLHPMFDARVRDLLDFSIYLDISNEVKFAWKIQRDMAERGHSLESIKASIEARKPDFDAYIDPQKQYADAVIEVLPTRLIPDDNEGKVLRVRLIMKEGVKHFSPVYLFDEGSTISWIPCGRKLTCSYPGIQFSYGPDTYYSNEVSVLEMDGQFDRLDELIYVESHLSNLSTKFYGEVTQQMLKHADFPGSNNGTGLFQTIIGLKIRDLYEQIVAERAAAAVEAAKV; from the exons ATGGCAACCTGCACAGTCTACCCTGCTCCTTCCCTCCACTCCTCGTGTTCCTTCCCCGGTCCGGCCAAGACTTACTTGGGCTTCCACCAAAGGCAGGTCATCTTCTTCACCGGTGGGAGGAGAAGCGGCAGCAGAGGAGGGAGGAGTAGCTCAGAGATCTCCTGCTCTGCGGAGGCCAAGACGGTGGTGATAGGACTGGCGGCGGACTCGGGGTGTGGTAAGAGCACCTTCATGAGGAGGCTGACGAGTGTGTTCGGAGGCGCGGCGGAGCCGCCCAAGGGAGGCAACCCAGACTCCAACACGTTGATCAGTGACACCACCACTGTCATTTGCCTGGATGACTACCACTCTTTGGACAGAAcagggaggaaggagaagggagTCACTGCCCTGGATCCCCGGGCCAATGACTTCGATCTCATGTACGACCAAGTGAAGGCTCTCAAGGAAGGAGTGGCCGTGGACAAGCCAATCTACAACCATGTCACCGGCCTGCTTGACCCCCCTGAGCTCATCAATCCACCCAAGATTCTGGTCATCGAAGGACTGCACCCAAT GTTCGATGCCCGGGTGAGGGACCTGTTGGACTTCAGCATCTACTTGGACATCAGCAACGAGGTCAAGTTTGCATGGAAGATTCAG AGAGATATGGCGGAACGTGGGCACAGCCTTGAAAGCATCAAAGCTAGCATAGAAGCTCGAAAGCCTGATTTCGACGCTTATATCG ATCCACAGAAACAGTACGCCGACGCCGTCATCGAGGTTCTGCCGACCCGGCTGATCCCCGACGACAACGAAGGAAAGGTGCTGCGCGTGAGGCTGATCATGAAGGAAGGGGTGAAGCACTTCAGCCCCGTCTACCTCTTCGACGAAGGCTCCACCATTTCCTGGATCCCCTGCGGCCGGAAGCTGACCTGCTCGTACCCCGGCATCCAGTTCTCTTACGGCCCGGACACCTACTACTCCAACGAG GTCTCGGTGTTGGAGATGGATGGGCAGTTCGACAGGTTGGATGAGCTGATCTATGTGGAGAGCCATCTGAGCAACCTGTCGACTAAGTTCTACGGGGAGGTGACGCAGCAGATGCTGAAGCACGCCGACTTCCCCGGCAGCAACAACGGCACCGGCCTCTTCCAGACCATTATCGGTTTGAAGATAAGAGACTTATATGAGCAGATCGTTGCCGAGAGGGCGGCTGCCGCCGTTGAGGCAGCCAAAGTCTGA
- the LOC135672971 gene encoding uncharacterized protein LOC135672971, with amino-acid sequence MVMSRAAAAASVLASAIMAAEHVHADGTFNFFPFSSQPQSVAEGGPPPDDVVKEETRVRNDNPRTTAAGFDPEALERGARALREINSSSQAKKVFELMRKQEETRQVELTAKKAEFQAIQAQHETDRQRVIYEEQKKLAQQQAQTKAQMARYEDELARKRMQAEHESQRGRNQELVKMQEESSIRQEQIRRATEEQIQAQRRQTEKEKAEIERETIRVRALAEAEGRAHEAKLAEEVNRRMLVERANAERDKWISAINTTFDHIGGGLRAILTDQNKLIVAVGGVTALAAGIYTTREGARVVWGYVDRILGQPSLIRESSRGKYPWSGFFARAFSSTSNKMIRGNNSGKNENGFGDVILNPSLQKRVEQLASATANTKAHQAPFRNMLFYGPPGTGKTMAARELARQSGLDYALMTGGDVAPLGSQAVTKIHQLFDWAKKSRKGLLLFVDEADAFLCERNKTYMSEAQRSALNALLFRTGDQSKDIVLALATNRPGDLDSAVADRIDEVLEFPLPREEERFKLIKLYMDKYIAKAGESKSSWFSLFRPKPQIIEIKGISDDVIREAAAKTEGFSGREIAKLMASVQAAVYGSKDCELTSGLFREVVDYKAAEHQQRRKLAAAEGGA; translated from the exons ATGGTGATGTctcgagctgcggctgcggcctcCGTCCTGGCCTCGGCGATTATGGCGGCGGAGCACGTCCATGCCGACGGGACCTTCaatttcttccccttctcctcgcAGCCGCAGTCGGTTGCGGAGGGTGGCCCTCCTCCGGACGATGTTGTGAAGGAGGAAACTAGGGTGCGGAATGACAACCCTCGGACCACTGCCGCGGGGTTCGATCCCGAGGCGCTGGAGAGGGGGGCCAGGGCCCTCCGGGAGATAAACAGCTCGTCGCAGGCCAAAAAG GTGTTTGAGTTGATGAGGAAGCAAGAAGAGACAAGGCAGGTGGAATTGACTGCAAAGAAGGCGGAGTTCCAGGCAATCCAGGCTCAGCATGAAACG GATAGGCAACGTGTGATTTATGAAGagcagaaaaaattagctcaacaaCAGGCACAAACAAAAGCCCAAATGGCTAGATATGAGGATGAATTGGCCAGGAAGAGAATGCAG GCGGAGCATGAAAGTCAAAGGggcagaaatcaggaacttgtcaaaATGCAAGAAGAATCATCCATCAGGCAGGAACAAATTCGCCGTGCTACTGAAGAACAGATTCAAGCCCAGCGAAGACAGACAGAAAAGGAAAAGGCAGAGATAGAACGTGAAACGATCAGAGTGAGAGCCTTGGCTGAAGCAGAAGGAAGAGCACATGAAGCAAAATTAGCTGAAGAGGTAAATAGACGAATGCTAGTAGAGCGAGCTAATGCAGAGAGAGACAAATGGATATCAGCAATCAACACAACCTTTGACCATATTGGAG GTGGTTTGCGGGCAATACTTACTGACCAGAACAAATTAATTGTAGCTGTTGGTGGTGTAACAGCTCTTGCTGCTGGGATATACACAACAAG AGAAGGTGCTAGAGTGGTCTGGGGATATGTCGATCGGATTTTAGGTCAACCATCTCTCATCAGAGAGTCATCTCGAGGGAAATATCCTTGGTCCGGTTTCTTTGCTCGTGCCTTTAGCTCCACATCAAACAAAATGATCCGAGGAAACAATAGTGGGAAAAATGAAAATGGTTTTGGTGATGTGATTCTTAATCCTTCCCTTCAAAAAAGAGTTGAACAGCTTGCAAGTGCAACTGCTAACACGAAAGCCCATCAGGCCCCATTTCGTAACATGCTCTTTTATGGCCCTCCTGGTACAGGGAAAACTATGGCAGCTCGAGAATTAGCTCGTCAATCT GGCCTGGATTATGCGCTGATGACCGGTGGTGATGTTGCACCATTGGGATCACAAGCAGTTACCAAGATACATCAATTATTTGATTGGGCCAAAAAATCTAGAAAAGGTTtgctgctttttgttgatgaagcAGATGCATTTTTGTGCGA GCGCAACAAGACATACATGAGTGAAGCCCAGAGGAGTGCTCTTAATGCTCTCCTTTTCCGCACAGGAGACCAGTCTAAGGACATTGTGCTTGCCCTTGCCACCAACAGACCTGGTGATCTTGACTCTGCTGTTGCTGACCGCATTGATGAGGTCCTTGAGTTCCCTTTGCCCAGGGAAGAGGAGCGGTTCAAACTAATAAAGCTGTATATGGACAAATACATTGCAAAGGCTGGGGAAAGCAAATCCAGTTGGTTTAGTTTGTTTCGGCCTAAGCCACAGATAATAGAGATCAAAGGCATATCAGATGATGTAATTAGAGAAGCAGCAGCTAAGACCGAGGGTTTCTCTGGAAGAGAAATTGCTAAGTTGATGGCCAGCGTCCAGGCTGCAGTTTACGGAAGCAAGGACTGTGAACTCACCTCTGGTTTGTTCAGGGAGGTGGTGGATTACAAAGCTGCAGAGCATCAACAGAGGAGAAAACTTGCTGCTGCTGAGGGAGGTGCCTAA
- the LOC135672973 gene encoding probable WRKY transcription factor 14: MGLGVGCDTIRMESDHGDLADIVRAGGRSGPSNTEFEPVAEWQLPSEPVFVPTRTETPTNNFGDPFLNLRDPLLNQYIGAELFEGAEAMVAPASMVVASSSGHGGEERLLVTPKMLTGGEQEIKGPCTIVSRVLQISPVAGNTKPSPLPPRLITPPPVGAGEMMMMMKMSSGSIAEPVDNDGGVQISSPRTPGIKRRKSQAKKVVCIPAPAAASNRSSGEVVPSDLWAWRKYGQKPIKGSPYPRGYYRCSSSKGCSARKQVERCRTDPNMLVITYTSEHNHPWPTQRNALAGSLRFHPSKTASRSSGGSILNSPTAPKEETQEAATMSSEADEMGKTTEQAKDTGFHQIIHPSYEPTIPEADQPDDLFAYLAELEADPLSLILSKGFMETKPEEGGGDGSMDDPSFNMFDWAGSS, encoded by the exons ATGGGACTAGGCGTCGGGTGCGATACCATCAG GATGGAGAGCGATCATGGTGACCTCGCGGACATAGTCCGAGCCGGTGGCCGAAGCGGCCCATCGAACACCGAGTTCGAGCCGGTTGCCGAGTGGCAGCTCCCTTCGGAGCCGGTGTTTGTTCCTACGAGAACTGAAACCCCTACCAACAACTTCGGAGATCCTTTCCTCAACCTCCGCGACCCTCTGCTGAATCAGTATATAGGAGCGGAGTTGTTTGAAGGCGCAGAAGCTATGGTGGCACCGGCCAGTATGGTCGTAGCAAGCAGCAGCGGACATGGCGGCGAAGAGCGGCTTCTTGTAACTCCCAAGATGCTAACCGGCGGCGAGCAGGAGATTAAGGGGCCCTGTACAATCGTCTCAAGGGTTCTTCAGATCTCGCCTGTTGCCGGCAATACTAAGCCTTCCCCGCTTCCACCGAGGCTGATAACGCCGCCTCCCGTAGGGGCCggggagatgatgatgatgatgaagatgagcAGCGGATCCATAGCCGAACCGGTGGATAATGATGGTGGAGTGCAGATCTCGTCCCCCCGGACTCCAGGGATCAAACGAAG AAAAAGCCAGGCAAAGAAGGTGGTGTGCAttcctgcaccagcagcagccaGCAACAGGTCCAGCGGTGAGGTTGTTCCATCTGATCTATGGGCTTGGAGGAAGTATGGCCAGAAACCAATCAAGGGTTCTCCTTATCCAAG GGGCTATTACAGATGCAGCAGCTCCAAAGGATGCTCGGCGAGGAAGCAAGTGGAGCGCTGCCGAACTGATCCTAACATGTTGGTCATCACCTACACATCCGAGCACAACCACCCATGGCCTACGCAACGCAACGCGCTCGCAGGATCCCTACGATTCCACCCATCCAAGACTGCCTCAAGGAGCTCCGGTGGCAGCATTCTCAACTCACCCACGGCTCCGAAGGAAGAGACGCAGGAGGCAGCAACCATGTCGAGCGAGGCTGATGAGATGGGGAAGACGACTGAGCAAGCTAAAGATACTGGGTTCCACCAAATTATCCACCCAAGTTACGAGCCAACGATCCCAGAAGCGGATCAGCCCGATGACCTCTTCGCGTATTTAGCGGAGTTGGAGGCCGACCCGCTGAGCCTCATCCTGTCCAAAGGATTCATGGAAACAAAGCCAGAGGAAGGGGGAGGAGACGGCTCCATGGACGACCCCTCCTTCAACATGTTCGACTGGGCAGGGAGCTCATGA